In Deinococcus irradiatisoli, the genomic stretch ACCTCGCCGAGTTCGCCCTGCGCCTGCATGGCGCCGAGTTCCACCTTCAGCCAGGCCCGGTAGCGGTTGGCCTCGCTCCAGAGCAGCTTCATTTCGGGGGTCAGGTAACGGTCGATCATGCTGCCCAGCCTACACGTTGCCGCCGGGCGAACTGGCCGCTTCGTTGACGCCCACCCACAGCACCCGGGCGCCCGGCACCTTCAGGGCATCGGACGGCAGCAGGGCGTTCCAGCCTTTGCTGAAAGGAATCACGTCCGGCAGGCCCACCGCCCGCTGCAGGGCGTTCTGGTAATCCGAGCAGTAGCTGGTGTCCGGCGCGCCGCTGACGCTGTAAAGCTGGCCTTCGAGCTGCTTGACTTTGACTTCCAGCGCCGAAAGCTGCTCGGGCCGCACGCCGGTGTCGATCACGATCACGGCGTAGCGCCGCAGCAGCACGTCGGTGGAGCGCAGCCCGGCCCGCTGGCTCAGGCCCGGTTGATCGGCCATCAGGCCCGGCCCCATCTTGCGGGCCACGTGCGAGCACGGCCCCCAGAAGTTGATCAGGGCGGTGTCTTTCCAGCACACCAGCAGCAGGCTGCCTTCCGGGGCACGCGAGAGCGCTTCGGGAATGCTGAGCAGTTTGTCGGCCGGCACCACCCCGCTGACCAGCAGATCGGCGGCCACGATCGGCGAGCCCGCCGGACCGGCCCGGAAACTCAGGGTGCGCGGCTCGATGGCCGGCAAGCGCAGGCATCCGGACAGCAACACACACAGCAGCGGCAGCAGAAGCAGGCGGGCGGGCGACATACCGCCAGTCTGGGGCCTGGAACTGAGGGCAAAGTGGAGGGCGGCTCGCTATCGCGCCGTCCACGTCTAGACCGAGCCTTTAGGTAGACTGGGCCGCATGACCACGCCCGCCGACCTGACCGCTTACCTGGACACGGCCGTAGCCGCCGCCCTGGCCGCCGGGGCCATTCAGCTCTCCCGCGCTGAACTCGTTCACGAGGTGCGGTCCAAAACGAACTTCAGCGATCTGGTCACCGAGGTGGACGCGCTGTGCGAGGCGGAGATCCGGCGCATCCTCCTGGCGGCGTATCCGCAGCACGCCGTACTCGGCGAGGAAGAAGGCCAGGAAGGCGCGGGCGACTTTCTGTGGGTGGTCGACCCGCTCGACGGCACCGTGAACTACGCGCACCGCTATCCGGTGTACTGCGCCTCGGTGGGCCTGGAAGTGCGCGGGGTGCGGGTGGTGGGCGCGGTGTACGACCCGACCCGGCGCGAACTGTTCACCGCCGTGCGCGGCGGCGGCGCTTTTCTCAACGGCGCCCGCATCCGCCCTTCGCAGACCTCCAATCTGCAGGCCCCAGCGCTTATCTCCACCGGCTTTCCCTACACGGTGGCCGAGGACCGGCGCAACCTGGCTCACCTGGAAAAGCTGCTGGCGCTGGGCGTACCGGTGCGGCGGCCCGGCGCGGCAGCGCTCGATCTGTGCAACGTGGCCTGCGGACGCATGGACGGTTACTGGGAACTGGGCCTCAAACGCTGGGACGCGGCGGCGGCCAGCTTGATCGTCGAGGAAGCCGGCGGGGTGGTGAGTGACCTCAGCGGCGCTTCCACCCCCTACGGCGAGGGCATCGTGGCGGCCAACCCGGCCCTGCACCGCGAACTGCTGGCGGTGCTCGGCGCGTGAACAGCCGGGTGCTGGGCCTGATGGTCACGCTGCTGATCCTGCTCAACCTTGGCGGCGCGCTGGCGGTGGTGCTGAGCCTGGGCCGGGGTGACGGACGGGCGCTGAGTACCCTGACCTGGGTACTGCTGCTCGACGCGGCCGGGTTCTGGTTGCTGCGCCAGCTGCGCGACTGACCCGAGGCAAGGCTTCAGGGCAGTTGTGGGCTGATCCCCAGCGCCACCAGCACCAGCGCGGCCAGAAAGCCCGCCGCCAGCAGGGCCACGAAGAGCAGCACGCCGCCCAGCAGCACGCTCAGCCCGGCCTTGAAGGGCGTCAGGCGCTGCGCCGCGCCCAGCGAGCGCACCAGCAGCGCCAGGGTCCAGGCGCTCAGCAGTAAGCTGACCACGCCGTAGAGGGCCGCGCCGGCGTCGGCCACGTCTCCGCTGCCGCCCAGCGGGGCCAGCACGTACGAGAGCAGCACCGGCAGGCTGCTCCAGGCCGCCGCCAGCCGGGTGGCCCGCGGCGTACCCTGCCCACCCAGCCAGCGGCAGGCCAGCTGCAACAGGGCCGGCCAGATGAAGGCCTGCAGCCCGCCCAGCACCAACCCGCTGACGAGCGCCACGCCCAGCACGTTGGCGTTCTGGGGCAGCATCTGGGCCAGCGCCGCGCGGACCTGCGGCGCCAGCGACGAGAGCAGGCCCGCGCCCAGGAGCAGGGGCCGCGCCCAGGCGTCGCCCTGTCCGAACTGCACCATATTGAGCAGCGTGGCGGCCGGCGCCGTCCACATGCGCTGCCAGGGATTGATGGGGCCGGGAGAAGAAGGAGAAGACATCCGGGCCATTTTGCCACGCGCCCTGCCCGCTGCGGACGTTAGGCTGGCAGCATGCGCCCTGCTCCCGCCGAGGTCTGGTTCGACGCCCCCCCACTGAGCGGCACCTTCGTGCGGCTCGAAGCCCTCACCCCGGCCCACGCGCCGGATCTGGCCCGCCACGCCACCGACGCGACGGTGGCCTTTCTCTCGCGCGGCGGTCCGGCCGCCAACACCGTTTCCGAGTGGGCCGAGTACATCGAGCGCCTCAACGCCATTCCGAACCGGGTGAATTTCGCGGTGTGGCTCGGCGGCGAGGTGGCCGGGCGCATCAGCTACTCCGAAGCGCGGCCCAGCGATCTGTGGGTGGAGATCGGCACCATGCTGACCCCGCCGTTTCAGGGCACGGCGGCCAATCCGGAAGCCAAGCTGCTGCTGCTGGCGCGGGCCTTCGAGGTGCTGGGCGCGGGCCGGGTGCAGTTCAAGGTCGACAGCCGCAACGCCCGCAGCCTGCGGGCCCTGGAAAAGCTGGGCGCGGTGCGCGAGGGCACCCTACGGCAGTACCAGGTGCGGCCCGACGGCTACGCCCGCGACAGCGTGGTGTTCAGCGTGCTCAGCAGCGAGTGGCCGGCAGTGCGGGAAGCGCTCATCAGACGTTTAGATACCTTCCGGGCGCAGCCGCTAAGCTGAGCCCATGCGCCTCATCGCTGTGTCTGCACCCCTGGCCTGCGCCCTGCTGGGCGGCGCGGCCCTGGCCCTCACACCGCCGAGTGGCTGGGTCGAAGCCGGCCCCAACCTATGGCGCGATGCCAGCGGCGCCTGCGTGCTGCGCGAACAGGACTCCAAACAGGATTTTGCGCCGCTGCTCACCCAGCAGGGTGCCCTGAGCTTGGGCAACAAGC encodes the following:
- a CDS encoding inositol monophosphatase family protein, with the protein product MTTPADLTAYLDTAVAAALAAGAIQLSRAELVHEVRSKTNFSDLVTEVDALCEAEIRRILLAAYPQHAVLGEEEGQEGAGDFLWVVDPLDGTVNYAHRYPVYCASVGLEVRGVRVVGAVYDPTRRELFTAVRGGGAFLNGARIRPSQTSNLQAPALISTGFPYTVAEDRRNLAHLEKLLALGVPVRRPGAAALDLCNVACGRMDGYWELGLKRWDAAAASLIVEEAGGVVSDLSGASTPYGEGIVAANPALHRELLAVLGA
- a CDS encoding YIP1 family protein; amino-acid sequence: MSSPSSPGPINPWQRMWTAPAATLLNMVQFGQGDAWARPLLLGAGLLSSLAPQVRAALAQMLPQNANVLGVALVSGLVLGGLQAFIWPALLQLACRWLGGQGTPRATRLAAAWSSLPVLLSYVLAPLGGSGDVADAGAALYGVVSLLLSAWTLALLVRSLGAAQRLTPFKAGLSVLLGGVLLFVALLAAGFLAALVLVALGISPQLP
- a CDS encoding GNAT family N-acetyltransferase, translating into MRPAPAEVWFDAPPLSGTFVRLEALTPAHAPDLARHATDATVAFLSRGGPAANTVSEWAEYIERLNAIPNRVNFAVWLGGEVAGRISYSEARPSDLWVEIGTMLTPPFQGTAANPEAKLLLLARAFEVLGAGRVQFKVDSRNARSLRALEKLGAVREGTLRQYQVRPDGYARDSVVFSVLSSEWPAVREALIRRLDTFRAQPLS